One window of the Bos mutus isolate GX-2022 chromosome X, NWIPB_WYAK_1.1, whole genome shotgun sequence genome contains the following:
- the LOC102279567 gene encoding granulocyte-macrophage colony-stimulating factor receptor subunit alpha isoform X4 — translation MVLDSAWLLTQEQQDLPTVKPNASLNVKFDPQTTKLTWDCKENASSGECVLIHKEKGPIKKKVKDSECQCTFQDCSLHGGVTLTVEVHVNQKRLSEMLVYTNPGREGTAAQNFSCVIYDADFMNCSWAKGRAAPDDVQYFLYIRSKKRIERECPRYLKDSGTHVGCHLQDLSGLTSYNYFLVNGTSQETGIQFFDSVLLLKEIEQYNPPDNITVQCNESHCLIRWEKPRTRQQWPNREFQYQLDIQRQRDTSSGRSQLIVVFGDSGNRYNFPKPGSKAKHTVKIRTADARKAHWGAWSQPVEFGSEETESSLVHIYVLLVLGTLVCGLTLGCLFKRFLKSHRLFPPVPQIKDKLNDNHQVDHEMLWEKFTHETGKSDKEEVLTVETVSEAPAKL, via the exons ATGGTGCTTGACTCCGCGTGGCTCCTCACCCAGGAGCAGCAGG ATCTTCCAACCGTGAAGCCAAACGCCAGTCTAAATGTGAAGTTTGACCCACAGACAACGAAGCTGACTTGGGACTGCAAGGAAAACGCTAGCTCTGGGGAATGTGTGCTGATTCACAAGGAGAAGGGGCCGATTAAGAAAAAG GTCAAAGACAGTGAGTGTCAGTGCACGTTTCAGGACTGTTCTCTCCACGGGGGAGTCACGCTTACCGTTGAAGTACATGTCAACCAGAAACGGCTTTCAGAAATGCTGGTCTACACTAACCCAG GTAGGGAGGGCACGGCTGCCCAAAACTTCTCCTGTGTTATCTACGACGCGGATTTCATGAACTGCAGCTGGGCCAAGGGCCGAGCGGCTCCCGACGACGTCCAGTACTTTCTGTACATCCGATCAAA GAAAAGAATCGAGAGGGAATGTCCTCGTTACCTGAAGGACTCGGGGACCCACGTGGGATGTCACCTCCAAGACCTCTCGGGATTAACGTCGTACAATTACTTCCTGGTTAACGGTACCAGCCAAGAAACCGGAATCCAGTTCTTCGACTCGGTTTTGCTGTTAAAGGAAATAG AGCAGTACAACCCACCTGACAACATCACCGTCCAGTGCAACGAGTCCCACTGCCTCATCAGGTGGGAAAAGCCCAGGACCCGACAGCAATGGCCCAACAGGGAGTTCCAGTACCAGCTGGACATCCAGAGACAG cgcGATACCAGCAGCGGTAGAAGTCAACTG ATTGTAGTATTTGGTGATTCCGGGAATAGATACAACTTTCCGAAACCGGGATCCAAAGCGAAACATACTGTGAAGATCAGGACAGCGGACGCCCGGAAAGCCCACTGGGGAGCCTGGAGCCAGCCCGTTGAGTTCG GCTCCGAAGAAACGGAGTCCAGCCTGGTGCACATCTACGTTCTGCTGGTCCTGGGGACTCTCGTCTGTGGCCTGACCCTCGGCTGCCTTTTCAAAAG ATTCCTCAAGAGCCACAGGTTATTCCCTCCGGTTCCACAGATCAAAGATAAATTGAATGATAACCATCAAGTCGACCACGAG ATGCTATGGGAGAAGTTTACACACGAAACGGGAAAAAGTGACAAGGAAGAGGTCTTAACCGTGGAGACAGTCTCAGAAGCCCCAGCGAAACTGTGA
- the LOC102279567 gene encoding granulocyte-macrophage colony-stimulating factor receptor subunit alpha isoform X2, translating into MTVRWESWNRSALLRRLGSPGSLLATVVLLSMVLDSAWLLTQEQQDLPTVKPNASLNVKFDPQTTKLTWDCKENASSGECVLIHKEKGPIKKKVKDSECQCTFQDCSLHGGVTLTVEVHVNQKRLSEMLVYTNPGREGTAAQNFSCVIYDADFMNCSWAKGRAAPDDVQYFLYIRSKKRIERECPRYLKDSGTHVGCHLQDLSGLTSYNYFLVNGTSQETGIQFFDSVLLLKEIEQYNPPDNITVQCNESHCLIRWEKPRTRQQWPNREFQYQLDIQRQRDTSSGRSQLIVVFGDSGNRYNFPKPGSKAKHTVKIRTADARKAHWGAWSQPVEFGSEETESSLVHIYVLLVLGTLVCGLTLGCLFKRFLKSHRLFPPVPQIKDKLNDNHQVDHEMLWEKFTHETGKSDKEEVLTVETVSEAPAKL; encoded by the exons ATGACAGTCAGATGGGAAAGTTGGAACCGGTCTG CGCTTCTGCGTCGTCTGGGCAGCCCTGGAAGTCTCCTGGCGACGGTGGTCCTCCTCTCTATGGTGCTTGACTCCGCGTGGCTCCTCACCCAGGAGCAGCAGG ATCTTCCAACCGTGAAGCCAAACGCCAGTCTAAATGTGAAGTTTGACCCACAGACAACGAAGCTGACTTGGGACTGCAAGGAAAACGCTAGCTCTGGGGAATGTGTGCTGATTCACAAGGAGAAGGGGCCGATTAAGAAAAAG GTCAAAGACAGTGAGTGTCAGTGCACGTTTCAGGACTGTTCTCTCCACGGGGGAGTCACGCTTACCGTTGAAGTACATGTCAACCAGAAACGGCTTTCAGAAATGCTGGTCTACACTAACCCAG GTAGGGAGGGCACGGCTGCCCAAAACTTCTCCTGTGTTATCTACGACGCGGATTTCATGAACTGCAGCTGGGCCAAGGGCCGAGCGGCTCCCGACGACGTCCAGTACTTTCTGTACATCCGATCAAA GAAAAGAATCGAGAGGGAATGTCCTCGTTACCTGAAGGACTCGGGGACCCACGTGGGATGTCACCTCCAAGACCTCTCGGGATTAACGTCGTACAATTACTTCCTGGTTAACGGTACCAGCCAAGAAACCGGAATCCAGTTCTTCGACTCGGTTTTGCTGTTAAAGGAAATAG AGCAGTACAACCCACCTGACAACATCACCGTCCAGTGCAACGAGTCCCACTGCCTCATCAGGTGGGAAAAGCCCAGGACCCGACAGCAATGGCCCAACAGGGAGTTCCAGTACCAGCTGGACATCCAGAGACAG cgcGATACCAGCAGCGGTAGAAGTCAACTG ATTGTAGTATTTGGTGATTCCGGGAATAGATACAACTTTCCGAAACCGGGATCCAAAGCGAAACATACTGTGAAGATCAGGACAGCGGACGCCCGGAAAGCCCACTGGGGAGCCTGGAGCCAGCCCGTTGAGTTCG GCTCCGAAGAAACGGAGTCCAGCCTGGTGCACATCTACGTTCTGCTGGTCCTGGGGACTCTCGTCTGTGGCCTGACCCTCGGCTGCCTTTTCAAAAG ATTCCTCAAGAGCCACAGGTTATTCCCTCCGGTTCCACAGATCAAAGATAAATTGAATGATAACCATCAAGTCGACCACGAG ATGCTATGGGAGAAGTTTACACACGAAACGGGAAAAAGTGACAAGGAAGAGGTCTTAACCGTGGAGACAGTCTCAGAAGCCCCAGCGAAACTGTGA
- the LOC102279567 gene encoding granulocyte-macrophage colony-stimulating factor receptor subunit alpha isoform X1 → MGNAALLRRLGSPGSLLATVVLLSMVLDSAWLLTQEQQDLPTVKPNASLNVKFDPQTTKLTWDCKENASSGECVLIHKEKGPIKKKVKDSECQCTFQDCSLHGGVTLTVEVHVNQKRLSEMLVYTNPGREGTAAQNFSCVIYDADFMNCSWAKGRAAPDDVQYFLYIRSKKRIERECPRYLKDSGTHVGCHLQDLSGLTSYNYFLVNGTSQETGIQFFDSVLLLKEIEQYNPPDNITVQCNESHCLIRWEKPRTRQQWPNREFQYQLDIQRQRDTSSGRSQLIVVFGDSGNRYNFPKPGSKAKHTVKIRTADARKAHWGAWSQPVEFGSEETESSLVHIYVLLVLGTLVCGLTLGCLFKRFLKSHRLFPPVPQIKDKLNDNHQVDHEMLWEKFTHETGKSDKEEVLTVETVSEAPAKL, encoded by the exons ATGGGGAACGCAG CGCTTCTGCGTCGTCTGGGCAGCCCTGGAAGTCTCCTGGCGACGGTGGTCCTCCTCTCTATGGTGCTTGACTCCGCGTGGCTCCTCACCCAGGAGCAGCAGG ATCTTCCAACCGTGAAGCCAAACGCCAGTCTAAATGTGAAGTTTGACCCACAGACAACGAAGCTGACTTGGGACTGCAAGGAAAACGCTAGCTCTGGGGAATGTGTGCTGATTCACAAGGAGAAGGGGCCGATTAAGAAAAAG GTCAAAGACAGTGAGTGTCAGTGCACGTTTCAGGACTGTTCTCTCCACGGGGGAGTCACGCTTACCGTTGAAGTACATGTCAACCAGAAACGGCTTTCAGAAATGCTGGTCTACACTAACCCAG GTAGGGAGGGCACGGCTGCCCAAAACTTCTCCTGTGTTATCTACGACGCGGATTTCATGAACTGCAGCTGGGCCAAGGGCCGAGCGGCTCCCGACGACGTCCAGTACTTTCTGTACATCCGATCAAA GAAAAGAATCGAGAGGGAATGTCCTCGTTACCTGAAGGACTCGGGGACCCACGTGGGATGTCACCTCCAAGACCTCTCGGGATTAACGTCGTACAATTACTTCCTGGTTAACGGTACCAGCCAAGAAACCGGAATCCAGTTCTTCGACTCGGTTTTGCTGTTAAAGGAAATAG AGCAGTACAACCCACCTGACAACATCACCGTCCAGTGCAACGAGTCCCACTGCCTCATCAGGTGGGAAAAGCCCAGGACCCGACAGCAATGGCCCAACAGGGAGTTCCAGTACCAGCTGGACATCCAGAGACAG cgcGATACCAGCAGCGGTAGAAGTCAACTG ATTGTAGTATTTGGTGATTCCGGGAATAGATACAACTTTCCGAAACCGGGATCCAAAGCGAAACATACTGTGAAGATCAGGACAGCGGACGCCCGGAAAGCCCACTGGGGAGCCTGGAGCCAGCCCGTTGAGTTCG GCTCCGAAGAAACGGAGTCCAGCCTGGTGCACATCTACGTTCTGCTGGTCCTGGGGACTCTCGTCTGTGGCCTGACCCTCGGCTGCCTTTTCAAAAG ATTCCTCAAGAGCCACAGGTTATTCCCTCCGGTTCCACAGATCAAAGATAAATTGAATGATAACCATCAAGTCGACCACGAG ATGCTATGGGAGAAGTTTACACACGAAACGGGAAAAAGTGACAAGGAAGAGGTCTTAACCGTGGAGACAGTCTCAGAAGCCCCAGCGAAACTGTGA
- the LOC102279567 gene encoding granulocyte-macrophage colony-stimulating factor receptor subunit alpha isoform X3 produces MGNAALLRRLGSPGSLLATVVLLSMVLDSAWLLTQEQQDLPTVKPNASLNVKFDPQTTKLTWDCKENASSGECVLIHKEKGPIKKKVKDSECQCTFQDCSLHGGVTLTVEVHVNQKRLSEMLVYTNPGREGTAAQNFSCVIYDADFMNCSWAKGRAAPDDVQYFLYIRSKKRIERECPRYLKDSGTHVGCHLQDLSGLTSYNYFLVNGTSQETGIQFFDSVLLLKEIEQYNPPDNITVQCNESHCLIRWEKPRTRQQWPNREFQYQLDIQRQRDTSSGRSQLIVVFGDSGNRYNFPKPGSKAKHTVKIRTADARKAHWGAWSQPVEFDSSRATGYSLRFHRSKIN; encoded by the exons ATGGGGAACGCAG CGCTTCTGCGTCGTCTGGGCAGCCCTGGAAGTCTCCTGGCGACGGTGGTCCTCCTCTCTATGGTGCTTGACTCCGCGTGGCTCCTCACCCAGGAGCAGCAGG ATCTTCCAACCGTGAAGCCAAACGCCAGTCTAAATGTGAAGTTTGACCCACAGACAACGAAGCTGACTTGGGACTGCAAGGAAAACGCTAGCTCTGGGGAATGTGTGCTGATTCACAAGGAGAAGGGGCCGATTAAGAAAAAG GTCAAAGACAGTGAGTGTCAGTGCACGTTTCAGGACTGTTCTCTCCACGGGGGAGTCACGCTTACCGTTGAAGTACATGTCAACCAGAAACGGCTTTCAGAAATGCTGGTCTACACTAACCCAG GTAGGGAGGGCACGGCTGCCCAAAACTTCTCCTGTGTTATCTACGACGCGGATTTCATGAACTGCAGCTGGGCCAAGGGCCGAGCGGCTCCCGACGACGTCCAGTACTTTCTGTACATCCGATCAAA GAAAAGAATCGAGAGGGAATGTCCTCGTTACCTGAAGGACTCGGGGACCCACGTGGGATGTCACCTCCAAGACCTCTCGGGATTAACGTCGTACAATTACTTCCTGGTTAACGGTACCAGCCAAGAAACCGGAATCCAGTTCTTCGACTCGGTTTTGCTGTTAAAGGAAATAG AGCAGTACAACCCACCTGACAACATCACCGTCCAGTGCAACGAGTCCCACTGCCTCATCAGGTGGGAAAAGCCCAGGACCCGACAGCAATGGCCCAACAGGGAGTTCCAGTACCAGCTGGACATCCAGAGACAG cgcGATACCAGCAGCGGTAGAAGTCAACTG ATTGTAGTATTTGGTGATTCCGGGAATAGATACAACTTTCCGAAACCGGGATCCAAAGCGAAACATACTGTGAAGATCAGGACAGCGGACGCCCGGAAAGCCCACTGGGGAGCCTGGAGCCAGCCCGTTGAGTTCG ATTCCTCAAGAGCCACAGGTTATTCCCTCCGGTTCCACAGATCAAAGATAAATTGA